A section of the Scleropages formosus chromosome 12, fSclFor1.1, whole genome shotgun sequence genome encodes:
- the tesca gene encoding tescalcin a isoform X2: MGTSLSAPDQDDDFEDLAARTGFSLEQIGNLHKRFKHLTNNQSTLRNFQPGGTGSVREITFEEFLIVMSHFRPPELNMTSEQRESLRTKKLRFLFNMYDKDNDGKITLQEYRHVVEELLSRSGTIGKDTAKDIADAAMLEVASITVVHMEPDEFYEGITFEHFVKILKDIEIESKMYVRFLNMDTTTLCK; encoded by the exons ATGGGGACTTCGCTGTCTGCTCCTGATCAGGATGATGATTTTGAGGATCTGGCAGCCCGAACAGGAT TTTCTCTGGAGCAGATTGGGAATCTGCACAAGCGCTTCAAGCATCTTACCAACAATCAGAGCACATTGAG AAACTTTCAGCCCGGAGGCACAGGGTCTGTCCGGGAGATCACCTTCGAAGAGTTCCTCATCGTCATGTCCCACTTCAGACCCCCGGAGCTAAACATGACATCAGAGCAACGGGAAAGCCTGCGAACAAAGAAACTCCGCT TTCTGTTCAACATGTATGACAAGGACAATGACGGGAAGATCACACTCCAGGAGTACAGGCAT GTGGTCGAGGAGCTCTTGTCACGCAGCGGCACAATAGGCAAGGATACGGCAAAGGACATCGCAGACGCAGCCATGCTGGAGGTGGCCAGCATCACCGTTGTTCACATG GAGCCGGATGAATTCTATGAAGGAATAACTTTTGAACATTTTGTAAAG ATTCTGAAAGACATCGAGATTGAATCGAAGATGTATGTCCGCTTTTTAAATATGGATACCACGACTCTGTGCAAATGA
- the tesca gene encoding tescalcin a isoform X1: protein MGTSLSAPDQDDDFEDLAARTGFSLEQIGNLHKRFKHLTNNQSTLRRENFDSVTDLMWNPIRSEIIEAFFDTRNFQPGGTGSVREITFEEFLIVMSHFRPPELNMTSEQRESLRTKKLRFLFNMYDKDNDGKITLQEYRHVVEELLSRSGTIGKDTAKDIADAAMLEVASITVVHMEPDEFYEGITFEHFVKILKDIEIESKMYVRFLNMDTTTLCK from the exons ATGGGGACTTCGCTGTCTGCTCCTGATCAGGATGATGATTTTGAGGATCTGGCAGCCCGAACAGGAT TTTCTCTGGAGCAGATTGGGAATCTGCACAAGCGCTTCAAGCATCTTACCAACAATCAGAGCACATTGAG AAGAGAGAACTTTGACTCTGTTACAGACCTGATGTGGAACCCAATTCGCTCAGAAATTATTGAAGCTTTCTTTGACACAAG AAACTTTCAGCCCGGAGGCACAGGGTCTGTCCGGGAGATCACCTTCGAAGAGTTCCTCATCGTCATGTCCCACTTCAGACCCCCGGAGCTAAACATGACATCAGAGCAACGGGAAAGCCTGCGAACAAAGAAACTCCGCT TTCTGTTCAACATGTATGACAAGGACAATGACGGGAAGATCACACTCCAGGAGTACAGGCAT GTGGTCGAGGAGCTCTTGTCACGCAGCGGCACAATAGGCAAGGATACGGCAAAGGACATCGCAGACGCAGCCATGCTGGAGGTGGCCAGCATCACCGTTGTTCACATG GAGCCGGATGAATTCTATGAAGGAATAACTTTTGAACATTTTGTAAAG ATTCTGAAAGACATCGAGATTGAATCGAAGATGTATGTCCGCTTTTTAAATATGGATACCACGACTCTGTGCAAATGA